In Zingiber officinale cultivar Zhangliang chromosome 6A, Zo_v1.1, whole genome shotgun sequence, a single genomic region encodes these proteins:
- the LOC121996786 gene encoding 24-methylenesterol C-methyltransferase 2-like, with protein MDLSTAMWTAVVVGAAAVYWFVWMMGAAEVKGKRAVNLKMGSIAKDKVQDKYKQYWSFFLRSKEDIVAASDDDKVPAFVDTFYNLVTDIYEWGWGQSFHFSPSLPGLSHREATRKHEERAADLIAARPGQRIVDVGCGVGGPMRAIASHSGAHVVGITINEYQVGRASAHNRKADLDGLCEVVCGNFLEMPFPDASFDGAYSIEATCHAPCLEDVYREIFRVLKPGALYVSYEWVTTGLYRPDDPRHVETIRGIERGDALPGLRAQNEVAAIARQAGFEVVEERDLALPPAEPWWTRLQMGRFAYWRNHLLVSVLAALRIAPKGVVDVHEMLYETARHLSDGGETGIFTPMHMILCRKPLLINQ; from the coding sequence ATGGATCTCTCGACGGCGATGTGGACGGCGGTGGTAGTCGGAGCTGCCGCCGTTTACTGGTTCGTGTGGATGATGGGCGCTGCGGAAGTGAAGGGCAAGCGGGCGGTGAACCTCAAGATGGGATCGATCGCAAAGGACAAAGTTCAGGACAAGTACAAGCAGTACTGGTCCTTCTTCCTCCGCTCCAAGGAGGACATTGTCGCCGCCTCCGACGACGACAAGGTGCCGGCCTTCGTCGACACCTTCTATAACCTCGTCACCGACATCTACGAGTGGGGATGGGGCCAGTCCTTCCACTTTTCCCCTTCCCTCCCGGGCCTATCCCACCGGGAAGCCACCCGCAAGCACGAGGAGCGCGCAGCTGACCTCATCGCAGCTCGACCCGGCCAACGGATCGTCGATGTGGGATGCGGCGTCGGCGGCCCGATGCGCGCCATTGCCTCCCACTCCGGCGCCCACGTCGTCGGCATCACGATCAACGAGTACCAGGTCGGCCGCGCCAGTGCGCACAACCGCAAGGCTGACCTCGATGGACTCTGCGAGGTCGTCTGCGGCAACTTCCTCGAGATGCCCTTCCCCGACGCATCCTTCGACGGCGCCTACTCCATCGAGGCCACCTGCCACGCCCCCTGCCTGGAGGACGTTTACCGCGAGATCTTCCGCGTGCTCAAACCAGGCGCCCTGTACGTGTCCTACGAATGGGTCACCACCGGGCTGTACCGGCCGGACGATCCGCGCCACGTCGAGACCATCCGCGGGATCGAGCGCGGCGACGCCCTCCCAGGACTCCGCGCTCAGAACGAGGTGGCGGCGATCGCGCGCCAGGCAGGCTTCGAGGTGGTGGAGGAGCGCGACCTGGCGCTGCCCCCGGCGGAGCCATGGTGGACGCGTCTCCAGATGGGTCGCTTCGCCTACTGGCGCAACCACCTGCTGGTCTCCGTCCTCGCCGCCTTGCGCATCGCCCCGAAAGGCGTCGTCGACGTCCACGAAATGCTTTACGAGACGGCGCGCCATCTTAGCGATGGCGGCGAAACCGGCATCTTCACTCCGATGCACATGATCCTCTGCAGGAAACCCCTCCTAATCAATCAGTAA